GCTATTGGCTACAAGGACGCAGAAGGCAATGTCGACTATTCGAAATACTTCAGTGATTTAACATTTAAATTTGTTAGTGAAGACGACACACAAACAGGTGAGTGGATTTATGACGAGAATGGGCGTCTTGAAAATCAAATAAAAGTAAACCTTATTGAAGACATTCAATATATGGTGACTGTCGAATCTAGCGATTACACTATTGACTCATTCCCTGTCACAATTAAAAATCACGAGGAAAACCCACTAATTCGTCCATATTTCCCATACAATCATTTCATTTGCGGGAATGTTTTAGAGCTTGATGTTATTGACAAAAGCGAGGCTCATAAAAATGACAGCCCGATAACGAGCATCTCAGGAAAAACAACTGTTAGTGGTTTGAACTTTATGACAAACATCAGCAGCGGAAATTATCTGCTGAACGATCGCATTTTGGGTGATGTAAAGGTTGATGAGTTGGAGGGCCAGGACTATGAGGTGCTCGACCTTGACATGGTTAACATGTACAGAAATGGCGAACTCAGCAAGCTTGCGATTGGTGACTTCACAGTTGAGACTCAAATTCAGTCTGGCAAAAAAGTTAAAGCGGTCTATGAACTTAAGAAAGACGGAAGCCTAAACCTTTTGTCTCACACACAAGATGGAGACAAACTAACTTTCAAAACAACGTCGATGACTATCAACAACTATGTGATTGTTTATGACAAGCCACCAAAGAACATTGAGAATGTCGTGAGATTGTCAGGTGATGACTGCTATGGCACAAACCTTCAGACAATCAAAGAAGACATTGCACAAAATGGCGCACCAAGTGGCGTGATTGTTTGTGGCACTGGTCACTATCTTGATTCTTTGAGTGCAGCAGCTCTCTCTGGTCTTCTCAACTATCCAATTTTGCTTGTAAATGGAACAGATGATTCCATTAATGCCTCCTCACTTCAGGCATTGACTGAGATTACTGCAGGTGGCACAGGCAAACTTGATGTCATTTTGCTTGGTGGTAAATTTGCTGTTTCTGAAGGAATCGAGTCTCAGCTAAATGGCTATGACAATGACGGCAAATGCGAGAGAATTTTTGGAGACGATGGTTATTCAACAAATCGCGCAGTTTATGACTTCGGAGCAACTCGCGGTTCTTGGAACAATGATGAAGTTCTCATCGCGTCTGGAGCTGGCTATCATGACGCTTTGGGTGCCGGCAGCTATGCTGCTTCCAAAAACACTTTCATTCTTCTTGCTAACCCTGCTGGAGACAATTCTGAAATGGTGAAGAAGGCTGCAGCTCATGCTAAAGCTACAATCCTTGGCGGAAAGTTTGCGGTTTCAGATGAAACTCAGCAAGCCATTGAAGCAGCAGGTGTTGCGACTAGCCGAATTGCTGGAGACGATGCCTATAAAACAAATGTTGAGTTTGTTAAGTATGCAATAGCTAACGGAATGAAGCTTGACAAGGCAGGATTCAGCTCAGGTCTTGGATATTACGATGCTCTTGGTTCTTCCCACATTTTGGGCAAGTCAAACAGCGTCATGTTCTTGATTTCTAAAGATGACTCTCTGAATCAGCCTGCATATGAAGTTATTAAGAATAGCGATGAAACCATTGGTTCATCGAGAATCTTCGGTGGAGAAGCGGTCATGACAAAATCGTTCGAAGACGCTTTGAAATCTTTGTAATTTATTGTTTGGATAAAAACTAGATTTAAGTAGAAAGGCAGTTTTGTGGATAAAGCGATGAAATACATTAGCTTTTTGGTTGTCGGATTGTTGGGGGCACTTGCGGCGTCCTATGCGATGTATTCGACAACCAACCACAAAGCTGGCCTTTTGTTCATTCCAATTGTCGTTTTATTGTTTGCTATTTTTGCTTTTGCAATGAGAGGAAGTGAGAGGGGCATTGGCTGGAAAGGAACGTGTTTTGCTGCAATGGTGCTCGTTTCTTGCGCTGTCGCATGGATGGGGCCAACACTTGGGCTTTTCACTCGTCCTGCCGTTGCTTTGCAAGAGGCTTTTGGATTTTCTGAGGCGCTTGTTCCTTTTGTCACTCAAGTGTTGTTTTCTATTGCAGGCATTGGAGTTGTCGCGGTTTGCGCATGGAATTTTATTTCTCCTGCTCCAGAACAAAAGTTCGATGATGAAGATGAACGCAAAAGAGTTAGGTATGCCCAAACAGTAAAGATGATAACATTTATCGTTCTCTTTGCGGGCATCCTAATTTGTTCTTGCGTGCCTTCCATCAGAGAAGAACTAACAAAACTTGCTTCCTATGCTTCAGGCGATTTTGGTGGCCTCACAGAATACATCAGAAGCTATGGGGCATATGCTGTTGTTGTTACATTCCTGTTGATGATTTTTCAAAGTCTTGCAGCGCCAATACCTGCTTTTCTCATTACATTTGCAAATGCAGCTGTGTTCGGATGGGTGTGGGGCGCACTCATTTCCTGGTCGAGCGCAATGGTTGCTTCTGTTATTTGTTTTTACATCGCAAGATTTCTCGGGCGAGACGCCGTTATGAATTTTATGAGCAAAGGAATGCTTGCTTCAATCGACAAATTCTTTGAGAAATATGGCAAAAATGCGATTCTAGTTTGCCGTCTTCTTCCTTTTGTTTCCTTTGATTTCGTTAGCTATGCAGCCGGACTCACAGGAATGAATTTTTGGGGCTTCTTTTTGGCGACTGGAATTGGTCAGTTGCCTGCAACGCTTGTTTATTCCTACCTTGGCGACATGCTCACATCAGGCGTTGTTTATGCAATGTATGCAATTCTCACAACCTGTGCTTTATTCGTTGCAATCATGCTTGGAAGAAAGGTCTACAAAGACCGCCACAAGGGCATGATTGTTGATGAGTAATCATTTCGTTTAGTTTTTAATCTTCCACCCAGACCTGAGTGTATTCAGCAGGTATCACGACTTGATCATAGATTGGCGTGTACTGCTTATGTAGGCCATTTCAAGGTTGTGGCCGGTGCGCTTGCCAGGCAGCTTCATTTGGAAATTGAGCGCCACACATGC
This portion of the Phoenicibacter congonensis genome encodes:
- a CDS encoding TVP38/TMEM64 family protein, which gives rise to MDKAMKYISFLVVGLLGALAASYAMYSTTNHKAGLLFIPIVVLLFAIFAFAMRGSERGIGWKGTCFAAMVLVSCAVAWMGPTLGLFTRPAVALQEAFGFSEALVPFVTQVLFSIAGIGVVAVCAWNFISPAPEQKFDDEDERKRVRYAQTVKMITFIVLFAGILICSCVPSIREELTKLASYASGDFGGLTEYIRSYGAYAVVVTFLLMIFQSLAAPIPAFLITFANAAVFGWVWGALISWSSAMVASVICFYIARFLGRDAVMNFMSKGMLASIDKFFEKYGKNAILVCRLLPFVSFDFVSYAAGLTGMNFWGFFLATGIGQLPATLVYSYLGDMLTSGVVYAMYAILTTCALFVAIMLGRKVYKDRHKGMIVDE